The Parabacteroides chongii DNA window CTCGTCCAAATACATCGGATCATCAAGAATACCACATTTCAACAGCCGTTGGATCAGGCTGTAGTTGAAGTCAAGGCCAACCACCCAACTTGTTTGGCTTTTCCGGGAAACTATCCACTATTTCATATTCGGGGAAGACCAAGCCTTCTGCCATAGCTTGCTGTCTAAGCCGTATACCGTCCATAAAACCTTATTTTTGTGTTTAAGAGATTCTATCTCGTCAATAATAGTCTGTTCTAAAATGGATTATCTTTATATGTAGAAATGAATGATACGTACGTGGATCCTTGTTTAGCTCACACAGCCAATGTTCGTCTGAGAATGACGGATTGTAGTCTATAATAGAAAAATTAGTGGTACGCATGATGAGCTGCTGCCATTCCAAAATGATATTTCATTTCCTTCGTTACAATACAGGATATTTCTCTTACGCCCTCTTATCTTCTGTTCGTCGTCGGTGAGAAGAATTCAATAAAGACTCATTAGGCAAAGTATATACCATTTCTGACTTGTTCATACACCGCCCATCCCACAATTTAAACTTATCCATCATTATCTCCTTGAAGTCTCTAAATACAGAACCTTTGAGTGCCGGCAACGTCTTGCGGACAATAGCAAAAGAACATTTAGGATGCTGGATAACATAAGCCAGCAGGAAGATAAGTATGTTATAGGTCTTACTGCTTCGTGATGATCCTTGAGCGAGACAATCTTATATCCGGCATCAAGAGCACCTTGCACTTTGGAGTATATTTTAGTCGTCTGTATCTTCATCTATTTGACTCCGTTTATCTATCACTTCGATTTTGATATCCTGACCTATGGGATTACCATTGCTGGTTATATCCTTTTTTCCGGAGCATCAGCCCATCATCTTTGACAGACGGTCTAAAGCGTCTATCTTCGAGTACATTTTAACTTGAATCCTTTATCTGTACTTTTGACCGACTGAATAGCCAATTGAAACGAAACCGTCTATAAGCCTCAGACGCGTTTCCACATTCGAGGTAATAATTACAAAAGTTTTCTTGTTTTATAGTTAGAGGCATACCCTTGAGTTATAGTTTTACTCAAAGGTATTAATGCGTATCGAGGTGAGTAAATTGGATGATAGATAAAACACGACATTAGAGTGATTGTCGTGTTTTTATAATCTTTCAACTATTTCTTTATATATATATTCAATGTCCTGCTTAAATTCATCATATATTTGACAATGAAATACTAAGTTCTTCAAATTATCGGACACGGCTGATTTTCCATGCAATCCCCATACTTCCCCAACCTTTTCTCTTAATCCACTTTTCATTTTACCTCCAGCCAATGCCGAAGGAGAATATAACGAAAGGACAATATAGAGGAATTTTTTCTCTGAGTTACACTTTCCGGTCTAGGCGGGCAATCTCTTTTAGCGATAATTTCCGTGAACCACTTGTATAAAACAGGGATCATGTCTAAATCAGTCAACATTGGTTCTGTCAACTCTTTTTCTCTTTTCGACAGATGAGCTATTTGCTCTCTTATCGATCTTATCTCTGCAATATCTTTAAACATACATAATTCTTAATTAAATTAATAATGAATTATGTAATATGAATTATAAGTAATGGCTTTGCTAATATCTAATAGCACAAATGTACTATAAATATTGATATAAAGAAAGGAATAATGAATTTAGGTGATTATATACATAATTGTCTATCTTTGCCCTATCAGTTCTTCCATTTTTAGGATACAATTTTGATTTTTGCGTGTAGTTTTGAGTGCAAAACAAAATAAGCGCTGTAAATCAAATGATTACAACGCTTATTGTGGAGCTGGAGAGATCAGAATCTTTATGATCACCAATAATCATACATAGTCACCAGCACTCAATATTAAAGAGTTAAATAAATCTATATAGTCACATATAATCACAGATACTCATATGTAATCATATTTTTGCGTGTAAATTTGCAGCGTTACACGCAAATCTTATAATATCATGATAAAAAGGAGTATTACATTCGAATTAGAAAAAAAGGAAAAGGACGGAGTCCTGATAGTAAAGAATGTCCCCATCCGATGCTGTGTCACTTTTAACAGACAAAGGATCATTATGTCAACTGGTCACCGAATTGATGCATCTAAGTTTATCATATTCAGAGAGTTTGAGATAGCCGGCCGAAATGCCCACGGTTGAACAAATTAAAGACAAATATAAAATAGCATCCGGAAAAGTTAAAATAGAAACACCGGAAAAGGTCAGTTTCTTTGATCGATACAAAGAATTTATAGATACAACCGGGAGACAGAATGCATGGAGCACCAGTTCTTATTATAAGCATAACTCTGTCAAACACCTGCTGGAACAATATAACCCCCACTTGACATTTGAAGAGTTAACGGACGAAGAGCTGCAAAATATCCTGGACTTTATGCGCGATAAAGAGGCATACGCAATACCACACTCAACAAATACCTCAGATTTATAAAACAGTTTTTGTTATGGGCGGATCTAAAAGGTTATCTGACTAATCAGTCCTATAAACGGTATAAGCCCAAACTGAAGGGTGCTAATTTTGATTTAAAAAAAGTGATATATTTAGACTGGGAAGAGCTTATGAATTTATATATGATGGAAATATCAAATACGGACTAGCCCAAGTAAGAGACGTATTTTGCTTTTGCTGTTTTACGGGATTAAGATACTCGGATGTTTACAACTTAAAAAAACAGACATCAAAGATACCAAAATAGATATTGTAACCATAAAGGACGTTGATAATATAAACATTGAATTGAACAAATATAGCCGGGCAATACTGGATAAATATAAAGACTTAGATATTAAAAAGGGCAAGGCGCTCCCGGTTATTAGCAATCAAAATTATAATGACTACTTGAAAGAGCTAGGCCAGCTCGCTGAAATGAATGAAGAAATGACTGAAGTATGGTATGTTGGTAGTAAACGAATGGAACGTACAGTAAAAAAATGGGAGGTGCTGACTACCCATGTTGCAAGAAAGACCTTTGTCGTTAATGCACTCACACTCGGCATATCTCCCAGGTAATTATGAGGTGGACCGGGCATAATGACATAAAAGCGATGAAGCCCTACACTAAGATTGTCGACAAATTAAAAGAACAGGAAATGAAGAAGTTTGACGAGATGTGATCGTAATAGAAAAAAAAGCCGGATGTTACTCCGGCTTTTTATTTGATGGATTATGTTTGTCTACTTCTTCTACAAGAATGTTATGTTCTGAAAAATATTTATCTCTCGCAAGGACAGCTATAACTTTCATATAAGGAACGATATTCACGCCCGTATTATAAGCGTCTATTTTTATTTTGTCAATTTCGTCTGATTGTAAAAATTTTTCAGGATAAACAACAGCTTGCTGAATTAAAAATTCCTGTATATCATATGGATTTTTAGAGCTTGCGTTATCTTCTATAAACGAATTGATACGTTCCCAATTCCTTTCAAACATCTTGTCCACCTCTAATCTTTCTATCATATTTCTGCCAGCAATAGTTATAGATAGGGGGCTATGAGATTTTGTGTAAGGATCAATTATAAACTTATTATCTTTTTGTATAGACTGAGCAAGTGAATCTATACTTTTTTGCATAAATTGAAGCGATGTCTCTATACGAGTTATAGCTTTGGACGTTTCATTATGCTTTTCTGAATGCAGTGTTATTTTTTCTTTGTTCTCTTGGCAAGGCAAATTCTCCATGCTTTTGACTCTTTCGTATATTCCTCTACACCACCAAACAAGAAATATCAAGCATCCAACGGAAGGACGCCTATAAAGAACGCCAAGCCTAAATGCTCTATTATTATATCTATAAACTTGTCTTCCATAATATTTCTTGTCTATAATAAAACAGCCTATAAAACAAAAAAGTTCTACAAGCTGTCAAATATCTATATAACGAAGCCTCTATCAGGGCTGTTTACCTGACGAGCCGCTTTAATATCCTTTCACGATGCAAAAGTCGTTCTTCTGTTTGAGATTTGCAAGAACTTTAACATTATATCCTCATGTTTTATGGCATATTAGGTTTCCATATAAGCAATATATGGAAATGCAAGCTTATGTTGTCCATTATTGTTATCTTTGCGGCTCAAAGAAGACATACAATGAATGAAGAATTAAAAAGGTTAATAGCCTGGTTTGAGGCTTATCAAGTAACATTCAACGAACTAACATTAAGCGAGTACGAGCATATATTCGACTTGCGCACTTATATCGAAGTGTACGTAAACTCAGTCAAGAGGAACTATGATAACCCTACGTTTTCAAGCGACATAGACAAGCTTAAGAGGCTAAAGAAGGTGCTGGAGGAAAGGGATAATTTGATAAAAATATAAATGCTATATTTCATGCCCATCAAACAAAAAGCCCTGCAGCCCTGGCTCTTGCTCTCCTTGTCTACCTCTACCTTTTTCCCGAACAACTCAGAATGGCTTCCAATCCTTACAATCTCCACTATGTCCGACACTGCGTCTATCAAATCAGAAGAAAGTCGTTCCCGACATGGCACTCCATGCAATTCTTGTAATTACCTATGAGCTCATGGGGCTTGTACTTGCTTGGAATGGGTTCCCCTCTCTCCAGCTTGTTCAAGACATTAAACAAGGCTTCCATCAGCTTGATGTTGCTGCGGTACTTCTTCAAGTCTTTCTTTGCCTTCGTACTGTAATGGATTGTTTTCATTCTATCTCGTTCAATGATTTCATGAAGGCTTTAAAGCTGCTTGCGTCTATCGTCCCGGCAAATTTGCCCGAACGAGCCTCTTCTATCGCCGCTATCGTTTCCTCATTTGGCTCAGAGTATACAGCGTCCATCAAGGTACTCTCTACGAAATTATTCAAGCTCCTGTTTGCTTTCTTGGCTTGTTCCTGCAAGACCTGTAACAAGTCTTCACGCAAACGAAACGAAGTTTGTTTTCTTATTACTGCGTCCATATTACTTCTGTATTATATTGTATCACAAAAGTAATGCATTGTATGCTGAAAACAAACTTTTTTGCTTTTTTTCTTTCTAGTTCAGAAACCTGCGGAGTACGGGCACAAAAAAGCCCGGCTTCCCGGGCTCTTGCTACATCTGATAGGTTGCTTCGTAGGTTTTGCCATCGCAGGTGTATTTCCAAACGAAAAGAGGCTTGTATATTCGGCTAAACTCTAAATTGTATAAAAGAGGCTTTTTATACTCAACAAATCCACAGTCTTTGTCTTGATATACAACTTTATTCGTCCTTGTGTCATACATTGTAAACTCAGAAACTTCTACGACTTTATTGCTGTTATTGTAGAATGCAGCTGTGACATCTCCCGTTGTATATCCATTGATAGAGGTTGAAGACCCGTATACGCTTGCTCTAATCAAATCCTCTATTGGTCTTTCAATAACTGTAACCTTGCATTCTGCTTTTAGGTTATTGTCAGAAGACACAACCCATATACTACATGTTCCAGGGTTGAACGTTTCTATATTTCCTTCTTGATCAACAGTGGCAATAGCTTCATTGGAAGACGACCATACAACATCTTTATTTGATGCATTCTCAGGCTTAAAGATAGGGATAAGAGTAAATTTTTCTCCCTGTTTTACCCTTTTCTCTTTCTCACTGAGAAATAGTTCTTCCAATTTAATTGGTAACACTATTATTTTACAGGAAGCATAGATGGATGAATTACTTTTAGCTGACACTTTTATTGTAACTTCTCCTTCTTTTAAAGCTGTAATAGATGCTTTTTTATCGAATATATCATCTTTTTTTATAGCTGCTATTTGAGGATTGCTAGATTCCCACACAATCTCGTCATCAGTTGCATAATCGGGAATCAATTTTGCAGTAAGCGAAATAGCGTCTCCTATTTTTAATGTTGATTCTGTGTGATTAAGTTCTATTGATTGAGCTTGTCCAGCTTCTACCGTCACAAGACATTCTGATTTAATATATTCTCCTGTTCCTTTCCACGAATCTTTAACTTCTACAAGAACCAATACATTCCCTGGTTTTAATGCTGTAAATTTCCCATTATTGTCAATTTTGCCAACACCTTTATTAGAACCGAGATACCATTCATATTCGAACTGGGACATCTCCCGGTGTCGTAGATACTTTAAAAGTATACTCTTCCCCAACTTTCAAAGTAAGTTTTGTTTTGTCTAGTTTAATAGCGGTAAGCCTTACCTCTTCTTCTTCATTTTTTGCAGGGCAAACAATGACCATAATCATTATGGTCAACAAGAATCTAGTCATATCAATATAATTAATAGGTTAATATGACGCAAAATTAGATAAAACGATACCTAGCCCAAGCTATTCAACAAATTTTCTATATCTGAACGTGATTTTATTTCATAAATAGTTCCTTTTGCCTTAATGAAGCCGGAAATTTCGCTTTCTCCGGGGGATTCGGTGAACAGTTCCCATACTTCAACATTTAATAAATTTGCAATTTCTTGCAGTCGCTTCAAAGAAGGATTACCACTTTCTCCAATGGCTTTATACAATCCGACTTCTGTCATACCTAATTCTGTTGCCAAATCCCTTCCGGTTCGACCTTGCATCTTCAATATTTCCTTAACTCTCAGTTTATACATAATATTAAACCAGTAATACATAATTCATATGATAATTGATAGATTAAAATGGGCTAACAGTTAAATAGTCCTTTTATTGCTAAATGCCCACAACACAAGTAAACTTACTTTATATTAAAATACAGTTTATTGTGTATGTGATAGTGTCTAGTTAACAAATTTCAATTTATTGTCATCTAGCCTATTAGATAGTATTTAACTATTTAGGTATTGAAAACAAGTAGCTTGAAGCAATAAAAGGTCTCATAATCAAACAATTCTGAAGTTGATTTTATGCTTAGAACTGGATAACAAAATAAGAGAGGCTATTGTTCTATTTATGCCTCAATAGTATTAATAGATTGGCGTATAAAAAACACACCGGAGTGTCATTATTGCTATCCTTTATCATAAAACAACAAAAAGAAGAAAATTATGGACCGAATAGAAGTGGATCTACGCCTAGCCACCTGATGGCGGGCTAATACCAATTAAATACCGGCTGAAACCAGCCAACCGGAGGTGCGTTAAAATTCCGCACAGCCATTATTATGCGATTTTTATAACTATAATTTATTTTACACATGAAATCAAAGATTGAAGAAATAGAAGGTATAGAGTGTTCTTATACAGTATTTACTGTTCTCGCGACAGTATGGACAACGGACTTAGAACCAGTTTTGAAAGAGGCGACAGGATATTTACGGTTCCTGTTTCTATAGACGAATTAAAGGAAGACCATAGGGATTTTGGCTTCTTAAAACAGACTGCAGCGTTTTATTTAAACAGATAACAGGCTACGACAAGGATAGTGATACATTCATCTTCCATTCTTTGAACCCTTTGTTTAAAGATATCTTAGTGGATGCAGGGAAGATAGAAAAAGCCTACAGGGTTGTTAGAAAGAAGGAAGATCGGTCACATATTCATCATTCGAAGATGTGTGATTGAAGAATTAAAGTAGGATCATCTTTGCGACCTTCAGTCATTCAGTCCGAAGGTCACAAAGTCCCCTGTATTAATACTCTACCGGTTTAGGGTTCTTTTTTATCACATAATAAAGCTTTTGAATTTCGTCAATAGACAATTCAAAGTCACTGTATTCCGGAGACGGGTTAAGAGAATGAAGAGTTATAACCCCTCGCTCCATGTCTTGACTGACTATCTGCTTGATCAAAACAGATGATCCGAATGCTATCACCCAGTATGGATGATCCGTATATCTAAGCTTGTCCTTCCAGTATATCCTGTTTAGTTCACGGACTAAAAGCCTGTCGCCGGCTTCAAAGCTTTGCCTGGTCCCGTCATCCATACTATCATTCTTCACCTCGAAGGATAAATAATTACCATGTGCGATCTGAGATACTTCGAACGATTCTTCCTCCCAGTCATCCCTATCCTGTTCAGTGTATCATGCACATTTGCAAACCTTCCATATGCGCAATAAGGCACAAGCTTAACAGTCATCCGGTACTTTCCATTACCCAAATCATAAAACTTGGCTCCGCTAGTCGTTTCGGTGAAAAATACGCCTTCTTTTTGACGGGGATAATGAAGCATCTATTACAGGGGAATCTTCATTCAGCATATTACCCTCTCCCGTCAGAAGCCAATCCAAATTAAATAATCCATCAAAAGCCCTACAGAAACGAGATAAAAAATCATCGTTTAAATATCCTCCCCTATCTTTCAATGCATTACTTATAGTAACCCTGTTGGCGTTCATAGTTTTGCCAAATCGGTTTGAGTATGGATTTTACCTATGCTCCTCAAATATTGATAAGCATCATTAAGTCTTTCTACTTTTCCCATATTACTAAATAACATACATGTAATTAGAATATACTACATTAATTTAGTATATTTACACCGGAATCAAGTTGCGGATGATACCGACTAAATTGTTTAACTGTTCCCGTAAGGGACTATATAGGCGACTTAACTTCAAACCGCAACTTTGGAGTTGGTCGTCTTTACATGCTATGAAAGAGCTGGTTAAATACATTGAAACGTTACCCATTAAAGAATTTGTATATACGATTGGTATATTATACATTATTGTATTTGTTATAGCTATCGTATTTGCAATCACTTTGTTTTGTCAACTTCTGAAATCCCATAATCGGGATTCTTGGTGGAAAAATTAGGCTTCATTCTTGGCAAAGAAACTGCTATAGAGAATTTTATTCTACTTTCTGCGCCTTTTATACTTTCCTTATTACCTGAAACTATTTCGATCCCCAACTTCCCTGTACCCTTTTTAGTATGTGTTACACATACATCAAACTGTACCGGCTGAACAACAGACACTGCCCCATCTCCCATATCTAATATATGCCTTGGAGATGTAAGAACCCTAAATTGATTAGGATTTATACAAGCCTCATTTTCAGCCGCAAAACCTGAGCATCCTTAACCCCGGCAATTATCTCCTTTAATATTTCACTAACAAATTCTTTTTAGATCCATGATACTATATAATGTACGCGAAACCTCTCAAAAGTTAAACAATGTTTATATACTAACTTTTTGTTGTATACAATTTTGATACTACACAAATGTAGTATATATTTGCAATGTCAGAACGATACAAAGGTACGCAACTTTAGTGGTTGAAACAATAGCATAAAAGTATCATTCTTTCCTAAACTGGTGGTTAGTAACCAGTCAACGCTTGAAATCGCAGTTTTTCGTATCCAACAACGACAAAGTGGCGCATACCTGCAATATAGCAGACGCGATACATACTCGTGAAAAGCAGATTCGTGACATGTCCGATGAGTGCAGCGGGGCTAAATTAGGAAAAATACAATCGGTTCCTGGCTGTGTAGGCGAAAGTTTGTACACAACCAGGGACTTTATATAGGCTGTGTGGTGAAAAGGTAGACACATTACTCTATGATAGGACGATCAATCATTAGAGGTAAGAGCTTGATAACTCATCCTGGTTCGACCCCAGGCACAGCCACATTTACAATAACACTTAAAATGAATATGGAAAAAGTAATTGAATTTACAGACGAAGTTAAAACCGTTGAACTGTTTAATCAAATGAAAGTCGGAGTAATATACAGAACTCCTTTTGCTGAAAACAGGTTTAACGGCATTAAATCAGAAGCTTCAAGAAGGAATAAAGAGGCTAGAATCGCCGGAAAACTAAAATCCCAAATGGATTTGATGTACAGAATATCGACCATCCATCCTCGCGGATATATATCGATTATAAAGTTAAAATAGCATGGAACGCATATTTCCGGAACTCACAGTTGAATGTGAGCGAACAGCCATCATGTACTGCTCCGGTTTGGATAAAAAAGAAATTGCAGAAATCAAATGCAGGTCAACAAGTACCATTGTAAACCAGCTAAGAACTGCCTATGAGAAATTAAATATAATAAACGGCAGGCAACTTACTCTTATCCTGGCTGAACGCATTTCGGGGCTTCGCATCACATTTGACTTTTCATCGGCAACCAAATCGGTAATAGCCGGATGCTTGCTTATCTTACTAATTGTAGATCACAATATGGATATGAGGAGACAACGGTTAAGACGGTCAAGAGCGAACAACAACACAGAGATGGTTTGCAGGGTCCGATCAATGTCAAGAGGGAGAAATGTATTACTCATAACGTAAAAATATAATCAAATGGATATAGCCAATATGCCAGCAACGGAAGTAACAGCAGGTCAACTGGCTGACCTTATTATACAAAGGCTTTCAAGTAAAATTACAACTGAAACAAACGTAGGTTCTAAAATGGTTAGGGACTTGCTCCTTTAGCGGAAAGACTAGGAGTTAGTATGAGTACCATTGTAAGATTGAAACGGAAGGAAGTCTTTAAGGATTCTATAAAACAAAATGGGAAAATAATCCAGGTAGACTTGGATAAGGCAGTAGAAGACTACTATGACAAGACAAATAGGAAAGGAAGAAAATAACAACTATCCAGGATGATATTTCCATATGGGGGGATAGCTCAATAGGTTAGAGCGCATATGATTACATCATATGATTCACGGCGGTTCGAATCCGTCATCCTCCCCTTTGTGTAATATGAATTATAAGTTTATTAAGTTTTGTACTGCACCAGCCGAGAGGTCCGTGTATTATTTAATATCCGATTAAAATGAAGAATTAAGTATTCAACCCGTCTCGTCTGCGAAGATACAGGCGGGCAAATGGCTTAATGGCGAAATGGTAGACGCTAAAG harbors:
- a CDS encoding terminase small subunit, with the protein product MPLTIKQENFCNYYLECGNASEAYRRFRFNWLFSRSKVQIKDSS
- a CDS encoding DUF6965 family protein gives rise to the protein MNEELKRLIAWFEAYQVTFNELTLSEYEHIFDLRTYIEVYVNSVKRNYDNPTFSSDIDKLKRLKKVLEERDNLIKI
- a CDS encoding helix-turn-helix domain-containing protein, which translates into the protein MYKLRVKEILKMQGRTGRDLATELGMTEVGLYKAIGESGNPSLKRLQEIANLLNVEVWELFTESPGESEISGFIKAKGTIYEIKSRSDIENLLNSLG
- a CDS encoding type II toxin-antitoxin system YafQ family toxin; translated protein: MKTIHYSTKAKKDLKKYRSNIKLMEALFNVLNKLERGEPIPSKYKPHELIGNYKNCMECHVGNDFLLI
- a CDS encoding toxin-antitoxin system protein, which encodes MDAVIRKQTSFRLREDLLQVLQEQAKKANRSLNNFVESTLMDAVYSEPNEETIAAIEEARSGKFAGTIDASSFKAFMKSLNEIE
- a CDS encoding Ig-like domain-containing protein, which translates into the protein MSQFEYEWYLGSNKGVGKIDNNGKFTALKPGNVLVLVEVKDSWKGTGEYIKSECLVTVEAGQAQSIELNHTESTLKIGDAISLTAKLIPDYATDDEIVWESSNPQIAAIKKDDIFDKKASITALKEGEVTIKVSAKSNSSIYASCKIIVLPIKLEELFLSEKEKRVKQGEKFTLIPIFKPENASNKDVVWSSSNEAIATVDQEGNIETFNPGTCSIWVVSSDNNLKAECKVTVIERPIEDLIRASVYGSSTSINGYTTGDVTAAFYNNSNKVVEVSEFTMYDTRTNKVVYQDKDCGFVEYKKPLLYNLEFSRIYKPLFVWKYTCDGKTYEATYQM
- a CDS encoding phage integrase SAM-like domain-containing protein, with the protein product MPTVEQIKDKYKIASGKVKIETPEKVSFFDRYKEFIDTTGRQNAWSTSSYYKHNSVKHLLEQYNPHLTFEELTDEELQNILDFMRDKEAYAIPHSTNTSDL